The DNA segment GCGAATATTGCAGAACAAGTCATCGCGGATCGCCCGGGTGATATCCCGCTGTTTATTCCGGTTGCTCTCGACCACTATTTCATTGCGTTCGCAGACGATCCGCATCTGATCGACGTGTTCGATGCGTTGATTGCTACGTCCAACCCTGAAACGATGGTTTATCCGCTACCGCACACGCTTTCCACCGACGGATGGACAGAGTGGATTCCATTGCCTGGTGATGACCTTTCTCGGAAACTCAGCGAGCTACGGACCACCTACCGGCAGTGGATCTACAATGAACAAGCTACGATCATGGACCGGTGGGCAGACCTCGGTAACACAAAACACTATCGCGTCATGGAAGCGCCGACTGGCGATCTGGTTGGCGTCACTACCTGGGATGCCACCGACCATCACGGTTCGGTGCCCGATACGGAAATGATCACCTTCACCCGCGAACAATCCCCGCATCCGTTTGAACCTGAACCAGCCGTATCGATCACGTTACGTTCGCAGGTTGCGCGCGAGATCTGGAGCGAAGGTTTCACACGTGACGACGACGCTTGGCCGCCGCGCTGGAAAGTCAACGGATTCCCTGATGCGCAAACCCTCGAGAAGCTCAGCGCGGCAACCGACCGCGAGTTCTAGTGCTCGCGACTTCTAGCTGCTACTTGTTACGGTTTGTATAGAACCGGCCGAGGGTTTCTTCCTTAAACTCCCAGTAGGTTCCGGCATTCATATGCTGACGGATATCCTCCACCAGTTTGATGGTGAAGTATTCGTTGTGGATGGTGGTCAACGTATTGACCACCATTTCCTTTGCCTTAAATAAGTGATGAATATAGGCGCGCGTGTAATGCGTACAGGTGTAACATTCACAGCCTTCAACCAGCGGAATAAACTCGCGCTTATGTTGGGCGCGATTAACGTTGAAACGGCCATCTGGCGAATAGATAGCGGCGTTGCGTGCCACACGTGAGGGGTTGACACAGTCGAAAGTATCGATACCATTTTCGACACCGGCGAACAGGTCATCTGGTTCAGAAATGCCGAGCAAATGACGTGCCCGATCTTCGGGTAGTTCTTCGTTCACCCACCGCACGATCGTGCCCAGGTTTTCTTTTTCTAACGCGCCGCCGACGCCGAAACCATCGAAGCGCTGCCCGTCAATGTCCATATTCCCCAAGTCGCGGGCAGCTTTACGCCGCAAATCTTCATATTGGGCCCCTTGGATCACACCAAACAACTGCTGGTAGGGCTTCGTTTCCCGTTCTTCGGTGAGCTGCTTATGAGCACGCAAACACCGTTGCGCCCACAACCGAGTACGTTCCAACGCTTCTTCTTGATAACCGCGCGAATTGAGCAACGTCGTTAATTCGTCGAACGCAAAAATAATATCGGCACCCAATTCGTGTTGGATCCGCATCGAAATCTCTGGCGTAAACCGATGCTTCGAACCATCGAGGTGCGAACGGAACCATACTCCGTCGTCGTCCACATTCGCTAACCGTTCCTTGTTGGGGGCAACTTTGCCATCCACGTGTGCCGAACCGTTAAACTCCTCCGAGAGCACTTTCTTAAACCCTGAACCCAAGCTCAACACTTGGAAACCGCCAGAGTCAGTGAATGTTGGGCCGTCCCAATTCTCAAACGCACCCACACCGCCAGCTTCATCAACAATGTCCGAACCAGGCTGGAGGTACAGATGATAGGCGTTCGACAGCAACGCCTGTGCACCGATCTCCCGCATAGTTTCTGGCAACACGCTCTTCACGGTTGCTTTAGTTGCCACCGGAATAAACGCCGGGGTTTGAATGTCGCCGTGTGGAGTATGGATTGTGCCAGTTCGACCAAGCTGGCCGTCTAGTCGATTCTCTATTTCAAACATCGTCTCTACCTATCGCTGTTCATCCGTCATGCCCTGACGGCTCAACCTTCATTGTTTTCGTTCGTTCATCGTCAATTTCGTTAAAAGTCGACCCGAATAACCGTGGATCCGTCTGCTACCGAAACTTCTTGGGAAACCGGATAGCTACCGCCGTCGTTCGCTCCGATTGTTTGGCCGGGAAGCAAATAACTGTCACCCATCACAATATAGTCCGCACTGGCTTCAACAAACGCAGCGGTTTCCTCGAGCGAACGGCCCGTGCCCGTGACTTCCAGATCGAGGTGCCCAAAGAGCGGCAAACCGAGGGTTCGTGCCCGTGTGGTCTGCCCGTCACCGAGACGAATATTGATCCACAACGGCAACGGAGCTTGGCCCTTGGTTAACGAATCCGCGAGCGCGCTGACCATGTGCGGCGGGTGAATGACTCCTAGTTCGTGACGGTAGACGCCTAAAGCCGCCTCTTCGCGCATCAGTGCATCAGCAACCTGGGTGTAGGCGATGTGGGCGGAAACCATACGGTGACGGCGAGTGAGTTCGGTAGCGTTATCGCCGGTCAGTGGGCGTTCGCCGGCCAGTTTGCCTTGCGCTTGCCCAGAAAGCGGAGCGTAGAAGGTCATTGCCACATGCGTGTGATGTTCGGGGAGCTGGCCTTTATCGATCTGCAGTTGCCCGGTAACTGGAGTGATCATGACCTGAACGCCTTGCAACGTGAACGTTAAGATCGCGCCGCTTAATCCGCCAGTTTTCTCTGCCTCAACATTGACCCAACGCGGTTCAATATCCTCACCCCACAGATTGCGGATTCGTTGAACTGCAGTGCCGACGTCGATCGGCGCGGTAAATAAACCAGCCGCAGTTAAATATTCGGGGGCGGTTGGGTGAATTGCGTTGATTCCGAGATGCTCCATGGGCTTTAGTTTACGGGAGCTTAGAGTTCTTTGATCTTCGTTGTGGTCTTTCGAACTTCAATAATTGCCCAGACGGCTTCGGGGATGGCACGACGTACCCGGTCCCACGACTGTTCATTGAAGGTGAAAAACATTTCTTCGGGGATAAATGCTTCGACGTCGCTACGGGTCACTTCAATAATTTTCGTACCGCTGGTGTATGACACATAAGTTACGTCTTTAACCATAGTGATAATGACTGCAGCCGAGTAGAGGATATTGCGCTGAGTCATTTCATCTTCTAAATTCACATTCAGCAGATTTACTTTTATGCCAGAGTCAATGATTTGGACGCTAGAAATATCGGTGTTCAGCGGCAAGCTTTGTAATAGCTTATTTGTGTTTTCTTGATCGCCGACATGATCGGCTGCATATTGATAGGACTCACTGGGATTGTGTGTTCGGTAAGAGATATCTGAATACATGTGAAAACCCATTTCAGCATCATTCTTACTGGCAACGTTATACATCCCAATAAAGCCAACGGAAACAACGATCATCACAACAATGACGGTGACGATCGTACGAAACTGAGATATGCCGGCCTTCATGCTTGTCAAAATACCACCTTTGACCCGCTAGCCGTAAACTGGAATAACATGATCTTAGTTTTGGTCGAAAGGTAGCTGAGATGTCTGTCCCGTTCATTATTGGCGCTTACACGTCACTTCCGGCAACGAAACAGGAACAAGCCGAGTACTATCAGATACTTGCGGCCCAACCGTGGGTGAACGGGTTAGAGATTCCATTCCGTGATTCCATCACTGATGACGTCGAATGGTTTGTTTCGCAGCTCTCGGAAAATTTCACCACTAACATGCTGACTCCTATTCCTGGTGTGATGCACCGCGTGGGCAAAGATCCACTTTTCGGTCTAGCGTCACCAGATGAAAGTGGCCAGACTGCTGCCTTGGATTATTTACTCAATGCTTCTTGGGCAATCAAAGCAATAAACGATGCTGCAAACCGCCAGGTTTTTACCCATATTGCCTTACATTCAGCGCCGACAGCTATAGCTGATCCAGTAGTTTTCAATAATTCACTCGATGTTGTCACTCAGTGGGATTGGGATGGCGCGAAACTGGTGATTGAACATCAAGATAAGTTCATCGAAGGCCAAGTTCCGCAAAAA comes from the Arcanobacterium phocisimile genome and includes:
- a CDS encoding DUF4862 family protein; translation: MSVPFIIGAYTSLPATKQEQAEYYQILAAQPWVNGLEIPFRDSITDDVEWFVSQLSENFTTNMLTPIPGVMHRVGKDPLFGLASPDESGQTAALDYLLNASWAIKAINDAANRQVFTHIALHSAPTAIADPVVFNNSLDVVTQWDWDGAKLVIEHQDKFIEGQVPQKGFLSLEDEIAAARAHGIGIVINWGRSAIEGRNATTPCEHVEIAAHAQALAGVMFSGAHAEPNAFGPAWNDDHVPLDTNEPTSLMTSAHVADVARTAGKQQISLMGAKVSIGTNASLSTRLDILRHIAMAAGSTTGLQIG
- a CDS encoding DUF4825 domain-containing protein translates to MTSMKAGISQFRTIVTVIVVMIVVSVGFIGMYNVASKNDAEMGFHMYSDISYRTHNPSESYQYAADHVGDQENTNKLLQSLPLNTDISSVQIIDSGIKVNLLNVNLEDEMTQRNILYSAAVIITMVKDVTYVSYTSGTKIIEVTRSDVEAFIPEEMFFTFNEQSWDRVRRAIPEAVWAIIEVRKTTTKIKEL
- the tgt gene encoding tRNA guanosine(34) transglycosylase Tgt; this encodes MFEIENRLDGQLGRTGTIHTPHGDIQTPAFIPVATKATVKSVLPETMREIGAQALLSNAYHLYLQPGSDIVDEAGGVGAFENWDGPTFTDSGGFQVLSLGSGFKKVLSEEFNGSAHVDGKVAPNKERLANVDDDGVWFRSHLDGSKHRFTPEISMRIQHELGADIIFAFDELTTLLNSRGYQEEALERTRLWAQRCLRAHKQLTEERETKPYQQLFGVIQGAQYEDLRRKAARDLGNMDIDGQRFDGFGVGGALEKENLGTIVRWVNEELPEDRARHLLGISEPDDLFAGVENGIDTFDCVNPSRVARNAAIYSPDGRFNVNRAQHKREFIPLVEGCECYTCTHYTRAYIHHLFKAKEMVVNTLTTIHNEYFTIKLVEDIRQHMNAGTYWEFKEETLGRFYTNRNK
- a CDS encoding DUF4261 domain-containing protein; translation: MEHLGINAIHPTAPEYLTAAGLFTAPIDVGTAVQRIRNLWGEDIEPRWVNVEAEKTGGLSGAILTFTLQGVQVMITPVTGQLQIDKGQLPEHHTHVAMTFYAPLSGQAQGKLAGERPLTGDNATELTRRHRMVSAHIAYTQVADALMREEAALGVYRHELGVIHPPHMVSALADSLTKGQAPLPLWINIRLGDGQTTRARTLGLPLFGHLDLEVTGTGRSLEETAAFVEASADYIVMGDSYLLPGQTIGANDGGSYPVSQEVSVADGSTVIRVDF